TTCTAGCGGAACGTCGCAAAGATCGAGGCCTGAAGCTGAACCACCCCGAAGCCGTCGCCTATATTTCAGCCGCTATTCTGGAGGGGGCTAGAGAGGGTCGTACCGTCGCTGACCTGATGGCCTACGGCACTACTCTCCTAAGTCGTAATGACGTCATGGACGGCGTGGCCGACATGATCCATGATGTGCAGGTGGAAGCTACCTTTCCCGATGGCACCAAGCTGGTCACCGTCCATGACCCGATCCGTTGACCATGACTGATCGTCCCGATCCCATCGATCATCCCCTCACCCCTGCCATGCGGCAGCAGCTGTTGACCCAACTGATCGGGGCATTGGAGCATTACGTATTCCCCGAGACGGCTGCTCAGTTGCAACAGGAGTTGCGCCAACGCTTGGAGACCGATGGCTATGGGGATATTCTTGGGGCCGAACAACTAGCTCATACCCTCACCCTACAGTTGCAGACCCTGAGCCGAGATCAGCAACTGCGACTACACTACAGCCCAGCTCCTTTACCTGAAATTGAGCCTGACGCCGAGCCCGATTCGGCAGACCTGGCCCAGCAGCAGCAGCTGAGCCAACGCCGTAATTTTGATATTAATCGAGTGGAGCGACTGCCTGGCAATGTGGGCTATTTAGAGCTATATGGATTTGAGCCGCCCGAGTTTGCCGGAGACACCTTAGCAGCGGCCATGACTTTTTTGGCCCACACAGACGCCCTGATCATCGATTTGCGCCACAATCGCGGCGGCTCCCCTGGACTAGTCACCCTCCTGTGCAGCTATCTATTTCCAGCCTATCCCCCCCTACATCTCAATGATCTCTACTGGCGGGATGGAGACACGATTCAGCAGTGGTGGACTCTGCCCTATGTGCCAGGACCTCGTTATGGTCAACCGCCAGTGTATGTGCTGACCAGCCCAGACACTTTCTCAGCAGCAGAGGAATGTGCCTACAATCTGCAGGCCCGTCAACGGGCCACCATCGTGGGGGAAACGACCCAGGGAGGAGCCAATCCCGGCCGAGGCTATCGACTCACCGACCACTTTTGGATATTTTTGCCCATGGGGCGGGCCATCAATCCGGTTACTGGCGACAATTGGAACGATACCGGTGTAGTACCTGATGTGAAAGTCCCCGCCGAATTGGCCCTGAAGACGGCTCACCTGATGGCAGTAACCCATCTGCAAGACCAACCCCAACCGACTGGGCTACACCAGGAGCTCCAGCAGACCCAGCACCGGGTGGAGCAGGAACTCAACCAAATGCGTCGAGATTTGATTAGCCAATTGGGAGGCTTGAAATGATTCCAGGGGAATTGATACCAGCTGAAGGGGAGATTGAACTGAACCCAGGCCGACCCACCCGAGTACTATCGGTGGCCAATACCGGGGATCGACCGATTCAGGTGGGATCTCACTTTCACTTCTATGAGGTCAATGACGCCTTGAGATTTGACCGCGACCAGGCCAAGGGCATGCGGCTCGATATTCCGGCAGGGACAGCTGTCCGCTTCGAGCCGGGAGATGAGCGCGAGGTGACGCTGGTTCCTCTGGCGGGACAACGTCAGGTCTATGGTTTCAATGGCCGGGTCAACGGCGCTCTCTAAGGTGGCCTAGGATGCTAGCTTGGCTGTCTGCGGTGATGTTGGCTCAAGCCACTCCTGCCGCAGAAATCATTCGCCCGCAAGCGGTACGCCCCCTACCCGGGCAGTTAGATACGGTCCCCGTTTTTAATAGCAATAGTCCTGAGCTGGTAGAGGAACCGGGGATTTTACTGTCCACTTTTCCCTCCCAGGATATGGCCGTGCCCGAGGCTCACTTAGATTTTCCATTGAGCGGTCGCTTCGATATCTTTGCTCACCACGTGGCCCGGGCTCCAGCCCCGGGAGAGGTTACCAGTCTCTATCTGGGAATCTTGGCCCATAATCCCAGCAATGCCCCAGTCATCTTGGACATTCTGACTGCTGCCAGCTACTTGAGCCAGCCAGATGCGCCCTTTGTGCCCCTGCCGGAGTTAGTGGAATTTGCTCCCTGGGCACCAGTGTTTGCCGGACCGGGTAGTCGGGTGATGCTGGATGTTCTGCGGCAACAGCGATTGCCGGAGTTGCCGCCTCAGCAGATCATTCCGCCGGGCCAAAGCGAGCTGCTGTTTAATCAGCCGATTCCGGTGCGGACTCTGGAACCTCCTATTAATGGCCGCTCTACTCTGATGCAGTTGCGCAGTAGTGGAGCGCTGCATGTGGCTAGTTTGGCTCGCTATGCCCCGATTACCTGGTATGGCCAGGAACGGGCTCCGACCCTGCTGGAGTGGCAAACGCTGCTAATGACCCAGGGATTAGCGGGTCCCCGCGATCGCATCCCCACTCCCCTTAGTGCTACTGCTGGGCCGGTGATCTATGGCCGGGTCGCCGGGGTGGCCCAGGGCTCCCAATGGCAGGCCCGCCTCACCGACGAGGGCACCAACTTGCTGGCCATTCCGGCGGCAGGACAGACGTTCTCCTATGGCATCAGCACCCTCTATGCCGGCCGCATGGGCACTGGCCAGAGCCAGAGCGGCGAGATGCTGGTGCGCTATCCTGACACCGCCTATGAGGCCCATGGCAACTATGGAGTGCACTACAATCTGGCTCTGCCGCTGCACAATCCGACGGAACAGCCCCAAACCGTGACCGTGGCCCTGGACACGGCCTTGAAAGAAGACACTCTCTCGCAAGCGGGACCTCGGTTCCTGGAATCTCCGGGACCGCAGCTCTTTTTTCGGGGGCCGGTACGGCTGATCTATACCAATGACCAGGGGACGCAGCAGATTCGCTATCTGCATCTAGTGCAACGTCGGGGGCAGCAGGGACCGCCCCTGATCACACTGACCCTGGCCTCGGCAGAGGTGCGTCTGGTTCAGGTAGATTTGCTCTATCCGCCCGATTCCACCCCGCCCCAACTACTGACGATCCAGACCCTAGGGGTCACGGGTACCAATGCAACCCCTGACTAGCAGATGGCTATGGGCCACTGCACTGCCCAGTTATCGAGCCGCGCTCATAGGTCTCACAGGGCACAACTTGTCCGGTTAGGTCATTCGCAGCATTTCATTGCCGCCCCGTTGAAATTCGTAGGCGACGGGGTGGCGCTGCAGCTGGTAGCCTTCTGCCTTGAGGGTGGCCAGGACCGGGGCTAGGTAACGGGAGGGACAACTGCCCAGCTCCAGCAGGGGAAAGATGCGGACTTCCCGGGCTACCCGTCGCAGTTCCCGTAGAGAGGCTAGGTGGAAGTCGAGGTCGAATTGGGGGCTGTAGAGAAACAGCAGGTGGGAGCACAGGGCCAGATCGAAGCTCTGATCGGCAAAGGGCAACTGGGGGAGACTGGCGGTGAGGTAGCGGCCAGCAGCTTTACCAGCGGTATAGTCGGCTAGAAATTGGTCCATGGCTGCTAGGCGCACCCGCCCTAGCTCCTCTGGAGAACCTAGGGTATCCCAGACAAACTCCTGGGCGTTTTGGCGCACGCCCTCTAGCACTTGGTCGAAGCAGGTCTGGATGCGATCGCAAATGGCCTCCACATCGAAGTGATAAAGGGGATCCACCGAAATTACCCGTCCACCCCGCCGAGTCAGCTCACCGTTAAAGGCGGCAGGGCCATCGCCACAGCCGAGGAGACGCCCCTGCAAGTCCTGGGGGGACAAATTAAACATCGCCACGTATTCGTCAAAGGAGCGTCCCCAGGGAACGACTTGACTAAGGGTAAAGGCCATGGAATGACTCTCTCTAGGGGGCTTATGGATTTTACGCGCGTAGTGTATCCATCCGAGAACTACTGTAAGCCCGTGGGTTGCCCTAGGATTGACCCACACTGGGTGAGCGGAGTCGAACCTAGCCGCTCGATCAAAAATAATACCTCTGCCGCGTCGTCGTAATCGAGGGCGGAGTCATCGGCCAGGGCCGCGTCGCGAGAGCCATTGAGGATGGCAACCACTGCCTGGATGAGTTGCTTGCGGGAGTCTGGTATTTCTGGGGCCTTTGTCAGCCCGTCAAACAGTGACTGGACTTCATCGACCTGCTGCTGAGCCAGCAGATCCAGAACGTGGCTACCAGCTTCCACCGTAATACTGCGCATAATCCCCCTGCTGCCGATAGGCCAGGTAGGCATCGCGGGCCTACTGCCATGATGCCCGAGCCGCTGGGGGGTTGCCAGTGGCGGTTTCAATATTGTGCAGAATGCTGAAGGTTAGAGGCGATGACTATGCACGAGGCATTAAAGCGCTACTGTTCTGTGTTTCATCCTGATATCAAGAAGGTGTCCACCCTGCCCTTCTGGTTTGTTAAGGTGCTGGCGGTTATCACACGCAACCAAGAACTTGATGTTGTAGGCCAATTGATGTCCTATTTTGAAAAGGTCGGCGAAGGAGGCGATCCAACCGAAGCCAACCACTCTTTAGGTGCGCCAACGACGACTTTAAATGAGTGGCTTGAGAAGAGAAAAGCAAGACTCGGCGTGGCTTAACCGTTCAGGGGGTTACGAAAGCTTTATGTAGAAAGCAATACAGACTGATGCCTTGACGCATTATTTTGGGAGAGCATATGAAGAGAGTAAAGATTGTAGGAGGGTTGGTGACCGCGCTGGTCTTCATCGGCGTCTTTTGGCTGGTTGGGCGATGGGATTGGGTCAGAGGATGGGCCTTTATCGGGCTTCTGATTATTGGCCGAATGATTAGCGCACCGTATCTATGGCGCAAAAATCCCGAACTGATGAGGAGACGGGGGCAGTTTGGTAAAGGGACGAAAATCAACGGTGAGAATACAACGCGATCGCAACCATCAAGTGATTCAGTCTGGCCCCTATGGCATCGTTCGCCATCCCGGCTATATTGCTACGATGCTGGGGTTAGTGCTGGCGACTCCCTTGCTCCTAGGCTCGTGGTGGGCGTTTATTCCAGCTATGCTTTCTACGCTGTGTCTGATCCTCCGCACCGCCCTGGAGGATCGAACCCTGCAAAAAGAACTTCCAGGCTATGAAGCTTACATGCGGAAAGTGCGCTACCGACTGATACCAGGTTTATGGTGAATGGGTTGGCACAAATTGCGTCGGCTTGTCGTTGCTCCGTATGCTGCACCGAAGCCTTGTTCAGTGGTGCTGAAGTGGCCGCAAAATATGCCCCGCCGTCAGAGTGAAAAGCACCTGTTTCCCACGGCACTGCCTTGTTAGTGCTGTCCTATCCAATTGATTGCCTTAATAACTTCCTCACAAGTCGTTTGTAGCGTGGAGGGGTAGCCAGCTTAGGGATCTATGCCGCTATGGATATGAATCTTGAAGAAAACACCCAAGAAAAATTCAAGCTTACCCACGCCCCGCCAGTCCCAGGCTCCTCTGAGACACAACCGCAATGGCTGATCTTAAAATCAGGACTGCTCTACTTTGCGATCGTGTTTGCAGTCGGCTTCATATTGGGGCCTATTCGGGTGCTTTGGGCGGTTCCTCGCTTTGGCACCAGAGTTGGTGAACTGATGGAAATGCCCTTTATGCTAATCGCCATTATTCTGGCGGCACTCTGGGTGGTTCGACGGCTGTCTGTTCCACCCGGATTATGGACGAGGTTATGCATGGGGCTGGTAGCGCTGGGATTCTTGCTAATCGCTGAGTTTGGGGCCGTACTTCAACTGTGGGGATTATCGATCGCTGAGTATTTAGCAAATCGCGACCCGGTGTCAGGCACTATCTATATTCTGATGCTCGGTGTGTTTGCCGCCATGCCATGGCTGGTGTCTCGGAAAAAACGAGGCGGGCACCTCTCCTCTTGAGTCCAGTTGACTGATACTTGATTGACAGGGAGATAGGTTTATGCGATTCCCAAAATGGTGGCCTCGGCTATCCAGACCCAGTTCTAGGGTTGGGAGAGGGTTTGTGCTGGTCGCGTTACTGGTGCTAAGTGTGATCCTGGCGCTGGCTCAATTAGTGCCGCCAGCCCCATTGTCTGCGAGCGCGACCCCCACCCAGTTTTCTGCTCAGCGGGCTATGCCCCATTTAGAAGCGATCGCCCACCAATCCCGCTATGCTGGGTCACCAGGACACACTGCCGCGCGGGAACATCTGATCGATGCCATCGCAGCCCTCGGCTTGGAGCCAGAAGTCCAGAGCACGACGGTGGTGCAACGATGGCCAGGGGCAACCCGTTTTGAGGTCGGTACTGTCCAGAATGTGTTGGTGCGCCTAGCGGGAACGGCCAGCACGGGAGCGATCGCTCTGGATGGGCATTACGACTCCGGCCCGACAGCGCCTGGCGCAGCGGATTGCGGCGGTTGCGTGGCAACCCTGCTAGAGACCTTGCGAGCGCTGCGGGCAGGTCCGCCACTCCAGAATGACGTGATTTTTGTCTTCGCCGATGCCGAAGAGACTGGCGATCTGGGGGCACATGCCTTTGTCACCCAACATCCCTGGAACCAAGATGTGCGGCTGGCCATTAATTTTGAGGCCACAGGTAACCAGGGACCTAGCGTCTTATACAGCACTAACCACAACAACCAACGTCTAATTGCAGGCTTCGTTAGTGCCTCGCCTCATCCGGTGGCCCATTCCTTCGCATCGGCATTTCTGCATTGGTTGCCGATGCTGCGGGGTGGCTGCGATCTAGAAGAATTCATGGATCGGGGGAGTGCTGGACTCGGCTTTGCTTTGGCAGGCAACACTACTGGTTATCATACAAAGCTGGACAATGTTCAAACCTTCGATCGCCGTAGCCTGCAACACCAGGGGTCCTACGCGCTGGCCCTAGTGCAGTATTTTGGCAATCAAGATCTCACAACGCTGCAAACCTCCAACACAAAATCCCAGAGTGCGGTTTATTTCAACGTTTTGCCGAAGGTTGTCGTGTACTATTCGACAGCCTGGGCGATGCCACTGGCAGCGGCGGTGAGCCTGCTGTATTTGGGCGTAGTTGGGCTGGGGTTACGACGTCGGCAGTTGTCCCTCAAAGGACTGCTGGTGGGCGCGATCGTATTTGGCATCAGCGCGATCGCCGCTGTGCTGCTAGCAGCTTTGCTCTGGTGGGGCATCAAAACCGCCAACAGCAACCTGCAGGTGACGATGGTGGGTCACTATCGCACCTTGCATTATTTCGTAGGGTTGGTGTGCTTTACCGTAGCCCTGATGGCGATCGCTCAGCTCTGGCTGCAGAAAAAACTGAGCCTGAGTAATCGCATAGCAGGAGCCTTACTCGTCTGGGATGGTTTGATGCTGCTCACCAGTGCCCAGACACCGGATATCAGCTACCTGTTTACCTTCCCCTTGCTGTTTAGTCTGCTGCTGCTGGGTTGGCAGCTGCTTGACCCGAGATTTCGGCTGGGCTCCTGGGTGCATATTCTGGCGCTGACCTTGGCCGCCCTGCCGGGGACGCTCTTGCTGCTGCCTGCCATGGTGACCCCCAACCTGGCCTGGATGCTGCGATTTGAATACGCGAGTCCGCTCCCCTTTCTGGCCCTCTCGCTGATCTTCGTGGTGCTGCTGATGGGTCTCCTGATTCCCCATGTGGAGGTGCTGACAGCAAATCCGCGTCAGGCCCTGCGGCCATCTCGAAGTGATTGGAGCCGTCGCTGGCTGCTGCCAGGACTCTTGCTGCTTGCCAGCGGCCTGATCTTCAGCGTTGCCACGGCGACCTCTGGCTTCGATGCCGATCATCCCAGACCCAATCTCATTGCCTACGAATTGAATGTCGATTCGGGTGAAGCCACCTGGGTCAGTGAAGATGCTCAGTTGGATGATTGGACCGCACAATTTTTTCCAGCTCAAACGCCGAAGACAGCATACGAAACATTTCTGGGGATGCGAACCCAAGCCTTTCAAGCCCCAGCCCCCATTGTCCCCTTGGCAGCCCCCGATGTTGAGCTGCTCAGCGATACAGTGAGTGGACGCGATCGCAGGCTTCATCTGCGTCTGACCTCACCTCGGCAAGCAGTAAATTTGCATGGAGAGATAGCGGCTGGCGGCGTGATTACGGCAGCAACGGTGAATGGTCAGGAAATGGACCTGGCCCCGTTTCCACTGGAAGCGCGCGATCATCTCGCCTTTAGTTACTACAACCTTCCCCCCGATGGCATTGACTTAATCCTGACGGTGCAGTCCGCCCAGCCACTTCAGTTGACCCTCAGAGATACGTCCTATGGGCCACCGCAGATTCCTGATCAGGCGATCGCGCCTCGTCCCGCTGACAAAATGCCTGCCGCTGTCTCAGAACGAGACCCCACCGCTGTGATGAAAACCTTTCGACTTTGAATCACCCAATGTACACCTCAACAATACTCGGGTTTA
This portion of the Halomicronema hongdechloris C2206 genome encodes:
- a CDS encoding urease subunit gamma, whose amino-acid sequence is MQLTPQEKDKLLVFTAALLAERRKDRGLKLNHPEAVAYISAAILEGAREGRTVADLMAYGTTLLSRNDVMDGVADMIHDVQVEATFPDGTKLVTVHDPIR
- a CDS encoding S41 family peptidase → MTDRPDPIDHPLTPAMRQQLLTQLIGALEHYVFPETAAQLQQELRQRLETDGYGDILGAEQLAHTLTLQLQTLSRDQQLRLHYSPAPLPEIEPDAEPDSADLAQQQQLSQRRNFDINRVERLPGNVGYLELYGFEPPEFAGDTLAAAMTFLAHTDALIIDLRHNRGGSPGLVTLLCSYLFPAYPPLHLNDLYWRDGDTIQQWWTLPYVPGPRYGQPPVYVLTSPDTFSAAEECAYNLQARQRATIVGETTQGGANPGRGYRLTDHFWIFLPMGRAINPVTGDNWNDTGVVPDVKVPAELALKTAHLMAVTHLQDQPQPTGLHQELQQTQHRVEQELNQMRRDLISQLGGLK
- a CDS encoding urease subunit beta is translated as MIPGELIPAEGEIELNPGRPTRVLSVANTGDRPIQVGSHFHFYEVNDALRFDRDQAKGMRLDIPAGTAVRFEPGDEREVTLVPLAGQRQVYGFNGRVNGAL
- a CDS encoding DUF3370 domain-containing protein, which translates into the protein MLAWLSAVMLAQATPAAEIIRPQAVRPLPGQLDTVPVFNSNSPELVEEPGILLSTFPSQDMAVPEAHLDFPLSGRFDIFAHHVARAPAPGEVTSLYLGILAHNPSNAPVILDILTAASYLSQPDAPFVPLPELVEFAPWAPVFAGPGSRVMLDVLRQQRLPELPPQQIIPPGQSELLFNQPIPVRTLEPPINGRSTLMQLRSSGALHVASLARYAPITWYGQERAPTLLEWQTLLMTQGLAGPRDRIPTPLSATAGPVIYGRVAGVAQGSQWQARLTDEGTNLLAIPAAGQTFSYGISTLYAGRMGTGQSQSGEMLVRYPDTAYEAHGNYGVHYNLALPLHNPTEQPQTVTVALDTALKEDTLSQAGPRFLESPGPQLFFRGPVRLIYTNDQGTQQIRYLHLVQRRGQQGPPLITLTLASAEVRLVQVDLLYPPDSTPPQLLTIQTLGVTGTNATPD
- a CDS encoding methyltransferase domain-containing protein; this encodes MAFTLSQVVPWGRSFDEYVAMFNLSPQDLQGRLLGCGDGPAAFNGELTRRGGRVISVDPLYHFDVEAICDRIQTCFDQVLEGVRQNAQEFVWDTLGSPEELGRVRLAAMDQFLADYTAGKAAGRYLTASLPQLPFADQSFDLALCSHLLFLYSPQFDLDFHLASLRELRRVAREVRIFPLLELGSCPSRYLAPVLATLKAEGYQLQRHPVAYEFQRGGNEMLRMT
- a CDS encoding methyltransferase family protein; translated protein: MVKGRKSTVRIQRDRNHQVIQSGPYGIVRHPGYIATMLGLVLATPLLLGSWWAFIPAMLSTLCLILRTALEDRTLQKELPGYEAYMRKVRYRLIPGLW
- a CDS encoding M20/M25/M40 family metallo-hydrolase, which produces MLVALLVLSVILALAQLVPPAPLSASATPTQFSAQRAMPHLEAIAHQSRYAGSPGHTAAREHLIDAIAALGLEPEVQSTTVVQRWPGATRFEVGTVQNVLVRLAGTASTGAIALDGHYDSGPTAPGAADCGGCVATLLETLRALRAGPPLQNDVIFVFADAEETGDLGAHAFVTQHPWNQDVRLAINFEATGNQGPSVLYSTNHNNQRLIAGFVSASPHPVAHSFASAFLHWLPMLRGGCDLEEFMDRGSAGLGFALAGNTTGYHTKLDNVQTFDRRSLQHQGSYALALVQYFGNQDLTTLQTSNTKSQSAVYFNVLPKVVVYYSTAWAMPLAAAVSLLYLGVVGLGLRRRQLSLKGLLVGAIVFGISAIAAVLLAALLWWGIKTANSNLQVTMVGHYRTLHYFVGLVCFTVALMAIAQLWLQKKLSLSNRIAGALLVWDGLMLLTSAQTPDISYLFTFPLLFSLLLLGWQLLDPRFRLGSWVHILALTLAALPGTLLLLPAMVTPNLAWMLRFEYASPLPFLALSLIFVVLLMGLLIPHVEVLTANPRQALRPSRSDWSRRWLLPGLLLLASGLIFSVATATSGFDADHPRPNLIAYELNVDSGEATWVSEDAQLDDWTAQFFPAQTPKTAYETFLGMRTQAFQAPAPIVPLAAPDVELLSDTVSGRDRRLHLRLTSPRQAVNLHGEIAAGGVITAATVNGQEMDLAPFPLEARDHLAFSYYNLPPDGIDLILTVQSAQPLQLTLRDTSYGPPQIPDQAIAPRPADKMPAAVSERDPTAVMKTFRL